In Vreelandella piezotolerans, one genomic interval encodes:
- a CDS encoding sulfate/molybdate ABC transporter ATP-binding protein codes for MSIRLQNIAKHFANTQALEPINLDIHEGELVGLLGPSGSGKTTLLRIIAGLESADRSPQPGKILFGDRDVTHVHVRDRRIGFVFQHYALFRHMSVYDNVAFGLTVMPKKRRPSSGDIRARVFRLLEMVQLQHLANRLPAQLSGGQQQRVSLARALAVEPDVLLLDEPFGALDAKVRQDLRRWLRRLHDELNFTSVFVTHDQEEALELSDRVVVMSNGRIEQIDTPDTLYRAPKNRFVFEFLGDVNHLEGRVRNGVLTCGDAHLNVDLSDGDEELLLRPHEVRLAEEPSAECHLPVTVTAISPVGAEVRVELEADWLATPWQATVRHADFERLHMRRGQRLFAHPRQWHRFKEEAKIPEQQTRVA; via the coding sequence ATGAGTATTCGCTTACAGAATATCGCCAAACACTTTGCCAACACCCAGGCGCTCGAACCGATCAATTTGGATATTCACGAAGGTGAACTGGTGGGCTTGCTAGGCCCCTCCGGCTCGGGCAAAACCACTCTGCTACGCATCATAGCCGGCCTGGAAAGCGCCGACCGCTCGCCGCAGCCGGGTAAAATACTGTTCGGCGACCGTGACGTTACCCACGTGCACGTTCGCGATCGTCGTATCGGCTTCGTCTTCCAGCACTACGCCCTGTTTCGCCATATGAGCGTCTATGACAACGTGGCGTTTGGTCTCACGGTGATGCCGAAAAAGCGTCGTCCTTCCAGCGGCGACATTCGTGCACGGGTGTTTAGACTCCTGGAAATGGTTCAGCTTCAGCACTTGGCAAATCGGCTCCCTGCACAGCTTTCCGGTGGCCAGCAGCAGCGCGTATCGTTGGCGCGCGCACTCGCCGTAGAGCCAGACGTACTGTTGCTCGATGAGCCGTTTGGGGCATTGGATGCTAAAGTGCGTCAAGATCTGCGCCGCTGGCTGCGTCGCCTGCACGACGAGCTGAACTTCACCAGCGTGTTCGTCACCCACGATCAGGAAGAAGCACTGGAGCTCTCAGACCGTGTGGTCGTCATGAGCAACGGCCGCATCGAGCAGATCGACACGCCGGATACGCTCTACCGCGCGCCGAAGAACCGCTTCGTGTTCGAGTTCTTGGGGGATGTGAACCACCTAGAAGGGCGCGTTCGCAATGGCGTACTGACCTGCGGCGATGCCCACCTGAACGTGGACTTGTCCGACGGCGATGAAGAGCTGTTGCTCCGCCCCCATGAGGTGCGCCTTGCAGAGGAGCCCAGTGCGGAGTGCCACCTACCGGTGACCGTTACCGCCATCTCCCCGGTCGGTGCCGAAGTGCGCGTAGAGCTAGAGGCCGACTGGCTAGCCACTCCGTGGCAAGCCACCGTTCGCCATGCCGATTTCGAGCGCCTGCATATGCGCCGCGGCCAGCGGTTGTTTGCCCATCCGCGCCAGTGGCACCGTTTCAAAGAAGAGGCCAAAATACCCGAGCAACAGACCCGCGTGGCCTAG
- a CDS encoding phosphoglycolate phosphatase: MHTILQEKRLIAFDLDGTLIDSVPDLAVGVQRALHDVGLAQPSEAQVRDWVGNGAQVLVERALTWALGERPEAALQQNGHEAFMRHYGAAPNALTTLYPGVSEALHALREAGFALALITNKPERFIAPILDHFGLLALFTLTVGGDSLSEKKPSPVPLIHVAQALDIAPSASVMVGDSRHDIAAGKAAGFATVALPYGYNHGEPIAQSQPDLLVSSLRDLLG; encoded by the coding sequence GTGCATACCATTTTGCAAGAAAAACGGTTAATTGCCTTTGATCTAGACGGTACGTTGATCGACTCGGTGCCGGATTTGGCCGTTGGCGTGCAGCGGGCGCTGCACGACGTTGGGCTGGCCCAGCCGAGTGAAGCGCAGGTTCGCGACTGGGTGGGCAACGGCGCTCAGGTGCTGGTGGAGCGAGCGCTGACCTGGGCGCTAGGTGAGCGACCCGAGGCGGCGCTGCAGCAGAACGGCCATGAAGCGTTCATGCGCCACTACGGAGCTGCACCCAACGCGTTGACGACGCTTTACCCTGGCGTATCGGAAGCGCTTCACGCACTGCGTGAAGCAGGTTTTGCCCTGGCCCTGATCACCAACAAACCCGAGCGGTTCATTGCGCCTATTTTAGATCACTTCGGTTTGCTAGCACTGTTTACGCTTACCGTGGGGGGCGATTCGCTCAGCGAGAAAAAGCCAAGTCCGGTGCCATTGATTCATGTGGCGCAAGCGTTAGACATTGCTCCGTCAGCCAGCGTGATGGTAGGTGATTCTCGCCACGATATTGCGGCGGGTAAGGCGGCTGGCTTTGCCACCGTGGCGTTGCCGTACGGCTATAACCACGGCGAGCCTATCGCGCAGAGCCAGCCTGATCTGCTCGTCTCCTCCCTCCGCGATCTACTCGGCTAA
- a CDS encoding metal ABC transporter solute-binding protein, Zn/Mn family translates to MDKRISWIITLLLVATFISSPSFAASSAKIIASFSVIEDLVKRVAGDDISITTIVPIGEDVHRWELTPPNVLAVEEADIVFYNGHGLEPWIRHLKAMASDRLTLVALAEMADYPTLTLQQGQYEGSPDPHMWMAPQGAAAYIDVITHTLSARFPERADAFRTRAEEAKDALSLLDQQVIERLEGIPHTNRLITMSEAALSYFAHAYGFEFAAIWGLNSETMGSAHDMASMSERLVDKRPPALFFESTTPDIHMDALARETGLTLAGPLYVDTLSEADGPAYNYPALLHHTTELLHEALGGARAEE, encoded by the coding sequence ATGGATAAGCGAATATCTTGGATCATCACGCTCTTGTTAGTAGCAACATTCATCTCTTCGCCGTCATTCGCCGCATCGTCTGCCAAGATCATCGCCTCGTTTTCGGTGATCGAGGATTTGGTCAAACGCGTTGCCGGTGACGACATTTCCATTACGACGATCGTACCGATCGGTGAAGATGTGCATCGCTGGGAACTCACCCCGCCTAACGTACTCGCCGTCGAAGAGGCCGATATCGTGTTTTACAACGGCCATGGATTAGAGCCGTGGATTCGTCATTTAAAAGCGATGGCCAGCGATAGGCTGACGCTAGTCGCACTCGCCGAGATGGCCGACTATCCGACCCTGACACTACAGCAGGGGCAGTACGAGGGAAGCCCTGACCCACATATGTGGATGGCTCCGCAAGGTGCAGCGGCCTATATCGATGTCATCACGCACACCCTCAGCGCCCGCTTCCCCGAGCGTGCCGACGCATTTCGAACGCGCGCTGAAGAGGCCAAGGACGCGCTTTCATTACTCGACCAGCAGGTCATCGAACGCTTGGAGGGCATCCCCCACACCAATCGACTGATCACCATGAGTGAAGCCGCACTAAGCTACTTTGCCCACGCTTACGGATTCGAGTTCGCGGCCATTTGGGGGCTGAATAGCGAAACGATGGGCAGCGCTCACGACATGGCCAGCATGAGTGAGCGTCTGGTTGACAAGCGCCCGCCAGCGCTATTTTTTGAGAGCACGACACCCGACATTCACATGGACGCCCTAGCCCGGGAGACCGGTTTGACGCTGGCAGGCCCGCTCTACGTTGATACGTTGAGTGAGGCCGACGGGCCCGCTTATAACTACCCCGCTTTGCTACACCACACTACCGAGCTTTTGCATGAAGCCCTGGGGGGCGCAAGAGCCGAGGAGTAG
- a CDS encoding thiopurine S-methyltransferase, producing MENPWRQRWQEGRIGFHLEETHPALVKHWPELGVADGTKVLVPLCGKSLDMRWLADRGHPVLGIELAPEAIEQFLAQRRSGVSRYTQAGFEVSRQGSIELWCGDFFHLHIQQAAEVGAFYDRASLIALPPATRERYAFHLAQLTPPGAKGLLVGLTHGDGEAGPPFSVPDDEIERLMTPNFHVELLARLEADARGRSESLWALERRGPRV from the coding sequence ATGGAGAATCCCTGGCGGCAGCGCTGGCAAGAGGGGCGCATCGGCTTTCATCTCGAGGAGACTCATCCTGCGCTGGTCAAGCACTGGCCGGAATTAGGCGTGGCCGATGGGACCAAAGTGCTGGTGCCACTATGTGGGAAGAGCCTAGACATGCGCTGGCTGGCGGATCGCGGGCACCCAGTGCTCGGCATCGAGCTTGCACCGGAGGCCATCGAGCAGTTTTTGGCTCAGCGACGCAGCGGTGTTTCGCGCTATACCCAAGCGGGGTTCGAGGTGTCTCGGCAGGGCAGTATCGAGCTGTGGTGCGGTGACTTTTTTCATCTGCATATTCAGCAAGCGGCAGAAGTGGGCGCGTTCTACGACCGGGCCTCTTTGATTGCATTGCCACCGGCAACGCGAGAGCGTTATGCCTTTCATTTGGCGCAATTGACCCCGCCGGGAGCAAAAGGGCTGTTGGTGGGGCTTACCCATGGCGATGGCGAAGCGGGGCCGCCTTTTAGCGTGCCGGATGACGAAATCGAGCGCTTGATGACGCCCAACTTCCATGTCGAGCTGCTGGCTCGTCTAGAGGCTGATGCTCGTGGCCGCAGCGAGAGCCTATGGGCGTTAGAACGTCGCGGGCCACGGGTATAA
- the rpe gene encoding ribulose-phosphate 3-epimerase — protein MSAAQEFLIAPSILSANFARLGEEVDNVLAAGADVVHFDVMDNHYVPNLTIGPMVCKALRDHGVTAPIDVHLMVKPVDRMISDFIEAGASYITFHPEASEHIDRSLQLIRDGGCKAGLVFNPATPLSYLDYVMDKVDMVLLMSVNPGFGGQSFIPGTLDKLREARARIDAADLPIRLEIDGGVKVDNIADIAAAGADTFVAGSAIFNAHQASDPHGYDSVIQQMRTQLAKVR, from the coding sequence ATGAGCGCTGCCCAGGAATTTTTGATTGCCCCGTCGATACTCTCCGCCAATTTTGCGCGGTTGGGCGAGGAGGTCGATAACGTTCTGGCGGCTGGCGCCGATGTGGTGCATTTTGATGTGATGGATAACCATTACGTGCCAAACCTGACCATTGGGCCGATGGTATGCAAGGCCCTTCGCGACCATGGTGTGACCGCACCCATCGATGTTCATCTGATGGTGAAGCCAGTGGATCGTATGATCAGCGATTTCATCGAGGCTGGGGCTAGCTACATCACTTTTCACCCCGAAGCCTCCGAACATATCGATCGCTCTTTGCAGCTCATTCGTGATGGCGGCTGCAAAGCAGGGTTGGTGTTCAACCCGGCCACACCGTTGTCATACCTCGATTATGTGATGGATAAAGTGGATATGGTGCTGCTGATGAGCGTCAATCCTGGGTTTGGCGGCCAGTCATTCATTCCCGGTACGTTGGACAAACTGCGCGAGGCACGGGCGCGTATCGATGCGGCGGACTTGCCGATTCGCCTTGAAATCGATGGCGGCGTGAAAGTCGACAATATTGCAGACATCGCCGCCGCTGGTGCCGATACCTTTGTTGCTGGTTCGGCGATTTTTAACGCCCATCAGGCAAGCGACCCGCATGGCTACGACAGCGTGATTCAGCAGATGCGAACGCAGCTCGCTAAGGTGCGCTGA
- a CDS encoding YajG family lipoprotein, which yields MRRRHFLRASGALLATLLVAGCASPQYLQLNPTRSANVPQTGSGQQVTVVAVDARPSEVIGTRTGGNMSTAQITVSSHELIPRLQAEAERAASDMGFTPTRETAQGRPSLTLELASLDYGRGDSGQPLIDEARIEGVFRAIAHNQGTTYTGTYTSRRTQGYAIKPGEDANTRMLNDLLSDGLNRAFSDPELGRLLAR from the coding sequence ATGCGTCGGCGTCACTTTTTACGCGCGTCGGGTGCGCTGCTGGCCACCTTACTGGTAGCAGGCTGCGCAAGCCCTCAGTATCTACAGCTCAACCCCACCCGTAGCGCCAACGTGCCACAAACCGGCTCGGGTCAACAAGTTACCGTCGTGGCCGTCGACGCCCGGCCGAGTGAAGTCATTGGTACGCGGACGGGCGGCAACATGTCCACCGCGCAGATTACCGTCAGCAGTCACGAATTGATCCCGCGCCTGCAGGCCGAAGCCGAACGCGCCGCCAGCGATATGGGGTTCACTCCCACCCGCGAAACCGCGCAGGGTCGTCCCAGTTTGACGCTAGAGCTTGCCAGCTTGGATTACGGACGTGGCGACAGTGGCCAGCCGCTGATCGATGAAGCGCGCATCGAAGGGGTGTTCCGTGCGATCGCACACAACCAGGGCACGACTTATACCGGCACGTATACGTCACGCCGTACCCAAGGCTACGCCATCAAGCCCGGCGAGGATGCCAATACACGTATGCTCAACGATCTGCTTAGCGATGGACTGAATCGGGCGTTCAGTGACCCAGAGCTGGGCAGGCTGCTAGCCCGATAA
- the cysW gene encoding sulfate ABC transporter permease subunit CysW, translating to MRRIGDAPTVRRLLIGAALLLSALFLLLPLVAIFAQAFSQGVAVFWGNVSNTFTLHAIGLTLIIALMTIPICLVFGVALAWLVTRFSFPGRRILQTLIDIPFAVSPVVAGLIYLLLYGRNGWIGGWLDSHDIQLMFAWPGILMVTVFVTCPFVARELIPLMQAQGSREEEAAVTLGASGWTTFWRVTLPNIRWALLYGIILTNARAVGEFGAVSVVSGAIRGQTNTLPLHLEQLYQDYNAVGAFASAALLALIALFTLAAKAGLEWRASRREAFS from the coding sequence ATGCGCCGGATTGGTGACGCGCCCACCGTGCGGCGCTTGTTGATTGGCGCAGCCTTGCTGCTGTCCGCGCTATTTCTGCTGCTGCCGCTGGTGGCTATTTTTGCTCAAGCGTTCTCTCAAGGTGTGGCAGTGTTTTGGGGGAACGTGAGCAATACGTTCACTCTGCACGCCATTGGTCTCACGCTGATCATCGCGCTGATGACCATCCCCATCTGCTTGGTCTTCGGTGTCGCCTTGGCGTGGCTGGTGACGCGCTTTAGCTTTCCGGGACGGCGCATTCTGCAAACGCTGATCGACATTCCGTTTGCCGTCTCTCCTGTCGTCGCTGGCTTGATCTATCTCCTACTGTACGGCCGCAACGGCTGGATCGGAGGCTGGCTCGATAGCCACGACATTCAGCTGATGTTCGCCTGGCCGGGCATTTTGATGGTGACCGTCTTCGTCACCTGCCCATTCGTGGCGCGGGAATTGATTCCGCTCATGCAGGCGCAAGGGTCACGCGAGGAAGAAGCCGCCGTGACGTTAGGTGCTTCTGGTTGGACGACGTTTTGGCGGGTCACACTGCCCAACATCCGCTGGGCACTACTGTACGGCATCATCCTGACCAATGCCCGTGCGGTGGGTGAATTTGGCGCGGTGTCGGTTGTCTCAGGAGCCATTCGCGGGCAAACCAATACGCTACCGCTACACCTAGAGCAGCTTTATCAGGACTACAACGCCGTCGGGGCGTTTGCCAGCGCTGCGCTGTTGGCGCTGATTGCCCTGTTCACGCTTGCGGCCAAGGCAGGCCTTGAATGGCGCGCATCGCGCCGGGAGGCATTCTCATGA
- a CDS encoding NAD(P)/FAD-dependent oxidoreductase, whose amino-acid sequence MAIPRIVIVGGGAGGLALATRLGHTLGKKKRAEIVLLDRNATHVWKPLLHELATGVLNSSMDEVDYRGHSSAHYYRYQRGSLNGLDRDKKVIHLAPIEDEDGMEVLPARQLTYDYLVLALGSVSNDFGTQGVAEHCHFIDSPQQAKAFQRDMINTFLRYTDPSLRQHTQLTIGIVGGGATGVELSAELLDASRLLNAYGVTAVDHQTISVHLIEAAPRLLPGLSERISQTVQQELESLGVTVHVGTAIQEAQEYQLVTGDGEIIETDLNVWAAGIKAPSFLAELGLSTNKRHQINVKQTLQSVDDSHIFAMGDCACCPQGDEATVPPRAQAAHQQAKLLAKNLEHCLAKKPLQDFTYHDHGSLVSLARYDAVGNLMRSSASRGLFLEGWLARQAYASLYRMHQLSIHGAPKTGLAWLVDKLNRYLKPRMKLH is encoded by the coding sequence ATGGCCATTCCCCGAATTGTGATTGTGGGCGGCGGTGCAGGCGGGCTAGCCCTTGCCACACGCCTTGGGCATACGCTGGGCAAGAAAAAGCGCGCTGAGATCGTCCTACTCGACCGCAATGCCACCCACGTATGGAAACCGCTGTTGCACGAGCTAGCTACCGGGGTACTCAACTCCAGCATGGATGAAGTGGATTATCGCGGTCACTCCTCGGCCCACTACTACCGCTACCAGCGCGGCTCGCTGAATGGCTTGGATCGTGACAAGAAGGTCATTCACCTAGCGCCCATCGAAGACGAAGATGGCATGGAAGTGCTTCCCGCCCGCCAGCTCACCTACGATTACTTGGTACTTGCGCTAGGCAGTGTATCCAACGATTTTGGCACCCAAGGCGTTGCAGAGCACTGCCACTTCATCGACTCTCCCCAGCAGGCCAAAGCCTTCCAGCGGGACATGATCAACACGTTTCTGCGCTATACCGACCCCAGTCTGCGCCAACACACTCAGCTCACCATTGGCATCGTCGGGGGCGGAGCGACGGGCGTTGAACTGTCCGCCGAACTCCTCGACGCATCTCGGCTGCTCAATGCCTACGGCGTCACAGCGGTGGATCACCAAACGATCAGCGTGCATTTGATCGAGGCAGCACCGCGTCTGCTGCCCGGCTTATCCGAACGTATCAGCCAGACCGTTCAGCAGGAACTCGAGAGCCTGGGTGTCACCGTGCATGTCGGCACGGCAATTCAAGAAGCTCAGGAGTATCAGTTGGTCACAGGGGACGGGGAAATAATAGAAACCGACCTGAATGTGTGGGCGGCAGGCATCAAGGCTCCCTCGTTTTTGGCCGAGCTGGGTTTGAGCACGAATAAGCGCCATCAGATCAACGTCAAACAGACACTACAAAGCGTGGACGACTCGCATATTTTTGCGATGGGCGACTGTGCTTGCTGCCCCCAAGGCGACGAAGCCACGGTACCGCCTCGCGCTCAGGCTGCGCATCAGCAGGCAAAGCTACTAGCGAAGAATTTAGAACACTGTCTAGCTAAAAAGCCGCTGCAAGACTTTACCTATCACGACCATGGCTCATTGGTATCGCTGGCCCGCTACGATGCCGTCGGGAACTTGATGCGCAGCTCGGCCTCGCGAGGTCTATTTTTGGAGGGATGGCTCGCGCGCCAAGCCTACGCGTCGCTCTATCGCATGCATCAGCTCTCGATTCACGGCGCGCCGAAAACCGGGCTTGCTTGGCTAGTGGATAAATTGAACCGCTACCTCAAACCACGTATGAAACTTCACTAA
- the cysT gene encoding sulfate ABC transporter permease subunit CysT translates to MSQLAFWRSGSTRVLPGFGLSMGISVLFISLVLLLPMTGLFGQLSELSLAEYVAIITEGRVVASYMVTIGAAAVAALVNAVFGLLLAWVLVRYEFPGKRLLDALMDLPFALPTAVAGITLATLYAGNGWVGSIIEPMGFQVAYTWVGIALAMAFTSIPFVVRTVQPVLEDLPAEVDEAAMSLGATDGVAFRRVIMPHLWPALVTGTGLAFVRSLGEFGAIIFIAGNMPYETEITALMIFVKLQEYDYAGASAIASVVLFVSLALLLAINIWQGRFVRRLHGGKG, encoded by the coding sequence ATGAGCCAGTTAGCATTTTGGCGATCCGGCAGCACGCGCGTGCTGCCGGGTTTTGGTCTATCCATGGGCATCAGCGTGCTGTTCATCTCGCTGGTACTGCTTCTGCCGATGACGGGGCTGTTCGGTCAGCTTTCCGAACTGAGCTTGGCCGAGTATGTTGCGATCATCACCGAGGGCCGCGTGGTGGCCAGCTACATGGTCACCATCGGCGCGGCAGCGGTCGCCGCGCTGGTGAATGCGGTATTTGGCCTGCTTTTGGCTTGGGTACTGGTACGCTATGAGTTCCCCGGCAAACGCCTGCTCGATGCGCTGATGGATCTCCCTTTTGCCCTGCCCACCGCAGTGGCAGGCATTACCCTCGCCACGCTTTATGCGGGCAACGGTTGGGTGGGCAGTATCATCGAGCCGATGGGGTTTCAGGTCGCTTATACTTGGGTGGGAATTGCCCTAGCGATGGCCTTCACCAGTATCCCTTTCGTGGTGCGCACGGTTCAGCCGGTGCTGGAAGATTTACCCGCCGAAGTGGACGAAGCCGCGATGTCCCTGGGTGCCACCGATGGCGTGGCATTTCGCCGCGTCATCATGCCGCATCTATGGCCCGCGCTCGTCACCGGCACCGGGCTTGCCTTCGTGCGCTCACTGGGCGAGTTCGGCGCGATCATCTTCATTGCGGGTAACATGCCCTACGAAACCGAAATTACCGCGCTGATGATCTTCGTCAAGCTGCAGGAGTATGACTATGCGGGGGCATCCGCCATTGCCTCGGTGGTGCTGTTCGTCTCGCTAGCACTGCTGCTCGCCATCAACATCTGGCAGGGGCGTTTCGTGCGCCGCCTGCATGGAGGAAAAGGATAA
- the cysP gene encoding thiosulfate ABC transporter substrate-binding protein CysP, whose protein sequence is MTSSTAFRTTLRRSLLAVALGTAVSGMTFSSAAVAQERELLNSSYDIARELFAAINPEFQAWWEEAHDEEVAISQSHGGSSAQARAIMQGLRADVVTFNQVTDVQVLADAGLVAEDWQDAFPNNASPYYSTTAFLVRKGNPKGIESWDDLAQEDVQIVFPNPKTSGNGRYTYLAAWGFAENEFDGDEEQIQDFMRTFLRNVAVFDTGGRGATTSFIERGIGDVLISFESEVNNIRSEYGSDDYEVVVPPVSILAEFPVAVVGENAERNGNSDLAQGYLEYLYTEEAQRQLAGFNYRVHNETVVDEFADQFPDTELFEVENVFGSWEEAMETHFEGGALLDQLQRR, encoded by the coding sequence ATGACGTCATCCACTGCATTCCGTACTACCCTTCGCCGCAGCCTGCTGGCCGTCGCCCTAGGTACTGCCGTTTCTGGCATGACCTTCTCCAGCGCTGCCGTTGCTCAGGAACGCGAGCTACTGAACTCTTCCTACGACATCGCCCGTGAGCTGTTTGCCGCCATCAACCCAGAGTTCCAGGCATGGTGGGAAGAGGCGCATGACGAAGAAGTCGCCATCAGTCAGTCGCACGGCGGCTCCTCTGCTCAGGCGCGTGCCATCATGCAGGGGCTACGTGCCGACGTCGTGACGTTCAACCAAGTGACCGATGTTCAGGTACTGGCCGATGCGGGTCTGGTAGCAGAAGATTGGCAGGATGCGTTCCCGAACAACGCCTCGCCCTACTACTCCACCACGGCGTTTTTGGTGCGTAAAGGCAACCCTAAGGGCATCGAAAGCTGGGATGACTTAGCCCAGGAAGACGTTCAGATCGTTTTCCCTAACCCGAAAACCTCGGGTAACGGCCGCTACACCTACTTAGCCGCTTGGGGCTTCGCCGAAAACGAATTCGACGGTGACGAAGAGCAGATACAGGACTTCATGCGCACTTTCCTGCGTAACGTTGCCGTCTTCGACACCGGCGGCCGTGGTGCCACGACCAGCTTCATCGAGCGCGGCATTGGTGATGTATTGATCAGCTTCGAGTCAGAAGTGAACAATATCCGCAGCGAGTACGGCAGCGATGACTACGAAGTGGTCGTTCCGCCAGTCAGCATTCTGGCCGAATTCCCGGTGGCAGTCGTGGGTGAGAACGCCGAGCGTAACGGGAACAGCGACCTCGCCCAGGGCTACCTGGAGTACCTCTACACCGAAGAAGCGCAGCGCCAGCTAGCAGGTTTCAACTACCGCGTTCATAACGAGACGGTGGTCGACGAGTTTGCCGACCAGTTCCCCGACACCGAGCTATTCGAAGTCGAGAACGTGTTCGGCAGCTGGGAAGAAGCGATGGAGACCCACTTCGAAGGCGGTGCTCTTCTCGATCAACTGCAGCGTCGTTAA